The region GCGATCGTGCTGCACCCCGAGCTGCTCATCCTCGACGAGGCCACCAGTGCGCTCGACGTGACGGTCCAGGCTTCGATCCTGCGGCTGCTGGACGACCTCCAGCGCGAGCGCGGCATGACCTATCTCGTGATCAGCCACGATCTCGCCGTCGTGCGCCAGATCGCGGACACCGTGACAGTGTTGCGGCAGGGCCGCGCGGTGGAGCAGGGCGCCACGGCGGCCATCTTCGACAGTCCCCAGCACGACTACACCCGCGACCTCATCGCGGCGATCCCCGGAGGAGCACACGCATGACCGCCCGGCTCGGTGTCTTCACACGCCTGCTCGACGAGACCAGCGCCGCGGAGCGCTACCGCAACGCGACCGACCAGATCGTGGCCGCGGAGTCGCTCGGCTACCACTCGGCGTGGGTCGCGCAGCACCACTTCCACGCGCTCGAGGGCGGGCTGCCGGCGCCGGCGGTGTTCCTCGCGTCGGTCGCCGCGCTCACGAGCGACATCCGGCTCGGCTTCGGCGTCATCACCCTCCCGCTCGAGCACCCGCTGCGGGTCGCGGAGGACCTCGCGGTGCTCGATGAGATCTCCGGCGGCCGGGTGGAGGTCGGCTTCGGGACGGGGGCACGCCGTCGTCGTTCCGCGCCTTCGGCCACGACGCCGCCGACCGCCGGCAGATCTACGCCGACCACCTGCGCGTCGTGACGGACGCGTGGGCGGGGCAGGACCTCGCCGACCCCGAGAACCAGCTCTACCCACCGGCGCCGACGCTCGGTCAGCGCCGCTGGGAGGCCACGTTCTCGGCCGAGGGAGCGGCGCGCATCGGCGCCGCCGGGTCCGGCCTCATGCTCTCGCGCAGCCAGCCGCGGCCCGAGGGCGGCGCGGACGCGACGATCTGGGAGATCCAGGAGCCGATCGTGGACAGCTACCTGGCCGCGCTGCCCGACGGCGTCGCGCCGCGGATCGCGGCCTCCCGCTCGGTCTTCGTGGCCGACGACGAGACCACATGGCGCCGCGAGGCCGAGCGCGGGCTGCGCACGGTCGCCACGCGAGGCGGGCTGTGGGGCCTCGACCCCGAGGACCCGCTCGAGACGCTGGTGCGCCGCTCCGACACCGTGGTCGGCACGAGCGAGCGGGTGGTGCACCAGCTGCGACGCGACACGATCCTGACGCGGGCGACCGATCTGCTCGTGCAGGTCCACTCGGTCGATCCGGTGCACGAGCTAGTGCTGCGCTCGCACGAGCTGCTGGCGCTGGAGGTCGTGCCCGCGCTGGGCGACCTCGTGGCGCTGCGGGGGTCGCTGGAGGTCGCGCGATGAGCGGGGCCTCCGGGGCTGCGGCGGTGGACGCGCCCGGCGCGCTGCCGGCACTCACGGCACCGGACGTGCTCGACGTCGTGCTGGACGTGCGGGAGGGGGACGCGCTCGACGTCGTGCGCCGCTCCCGCCCGGTGGCGCGCGAGCACACGCAGGCCGCGTTCCGGGCGCTGTTCGACCCGCGTGACGCGGGCGGCTTCTCCCTCGGTGAGCGGGCCGCGGTGGCGAGCTTCGTCGTCGCGCTGCACGGCGAGACGCCGTTGCAGGCGGTCTACGACGCCGGCCTCGCGGCCGAGCACCGCGAGGTCGTGGCGGCGCTGGCCGCGGCCGCCCGCCGACCCGGCCCCTACGGCGTCTTCCGCGAACCCGGCCTGGCCGCCGAGTCGGACCCGGGGGAGCGGTGGGAGGTGCCGGGCGACGCCGCGGCGCAGCTCG is a window of Litorihabitans aurantiacus DNA encoding:
- a CDS encoding CMD domain protein, coding for MSGASGAAAVDAPGALPALTAPDVLDVVLDVREGDALDVVRRSRPVAREHTQAAFRALFDPRDAGGFSLGERAAVASFVVALHGETPLQAVYDAGLAAEHREVVAALAAAARRPGPYGVFREPGLAAESDPGERWEVPGDAAAQLGPHLAAALTHASLLVLRPRESRPEALAALLDAGWTREAVVTLSQLVAFLTFQVRIVAGLSVLKEAQP
- a CDS encoding LLM class flavin-dependent oxidoreductase, whose protein sequence is MTARLGVFTRLLDETSAAERYRNATDQIVAAESLGYHSAWVAQHHFHALEGGLPAPAVFLASVAALTSDIRLGFGVITLPLEHPLRVAEDLAVLDEISGGRVEVGFGTGARRRRSAPSATTPPTAGRSTPTTCAS